In a genomic window of Deinococcus carri:
- the tatC gene encoding twin-arginine translocase subunit TatC, whose product MTQGQDLKSAPLLDHLEELRKRIIISLVFLTVGMAAAFQYRLQLIELIKGPLRYSVLYQQDKVQLVTLNLTDQFMLSINLSFWAGLALALPFILWQLWAFIAPGLYPHERRWSLPFIIGAGLSFLLGAAFGYTLVLPSMVKFLLDFLGGAVTPILSLGSYIGTVTTFLVAFGLAFELPILAIILTRIGLVNHLMLRKAWRFALVGIMLFAAIITPTPDPGSMLLVAVPLYALYELGVLLSRAFRVVPAEDVPAIGA is encoded by the coding sequence ATGACGCAGGGACAGGACCTCAAGAGCGCGCCGCTGCTCGATCACCTCGAAGAGCTGCGGAAGCGCATCATCATCAGCCTGGTCTTCCTGACGGTCGGGATGGCCGCAGCCTTTCAGTACCGCCTGCAACTGATCGAGCTGATCAAGGGACCGCTGCGCTATTCGGTCCTGTACCAGCAGGACAAGGTGCAACTGGTCACGCTGAACCTCACCGACCAGTTCATGCTCAGCATCAACCTGTCGTTCTGGGCGGGCCTGGCGCTGGCCCTGCCTTTCATCCTGTGGCAGCTGTGGGCCTTTATCGCGCCGGGGCTGTACCCGCACGAGCGGCGCTGGTCGCTGCCCTTCATCATCGGGGCAGGGCTGTCGTTCCTGCTGGGCGCGGCGTTCGGCTACACGCTGGTGCTGCCCAGCATGGTCAAGTTCCTGCTGGACTTCCTGGGCGGGGCGGTCACGCCGATTCTCAGCCTGGGCAGCTACATCGGCACCGTCACGACCTTTCTGGTGGCCTTTGGCCTTGCCTTCGAGCTGCCGATCCTGGCGATCATCCTCACCCGCATCGGCCTGGTGAACCACCTGATGCTGCGCAAGGCCTGGCGCTTTGCCCTGGTAGGCATCATGCTGTTCGCCGCCATCATCACGCCGACCCCCGACCCCGGCAGCATGCTGCTGGTCGCCGTGCCGCTCTACGCGCTCTATGAGCTGGGCGTGCTGCTCTCGCGCGCGTTCCGGGTGGTCCCGGCCGAAGACGTGCCTGCCATCGGGGCCTGA
- a CDS encoding twin-arginine translocase TatA/TatE family subunit has protein sequence MGLGPLELILIVVVIALIFGARKLPELGKGMGQGIKEFKKEVRDPAGPDVKEVVVTDVPARPLDPQTTVTTEVTRSADGRVVETVTERDHRA, from the coding sequence TTGGGACTCGGACCGCTGGAACTGATTCTGATCGTCGTCGTGATCGCCCTGATCTTCGGGGCGCGCAAGTTGCCCGAACTCGGCAAGGGCATGGGCCAGGGCATCAAGGAATTCAAGAAGGAGGTCCGCGACCCCGCCGGCCCCGATGTGAAGGAGGTCGTGGTGACGGACGTGCCCGCCCGCCCCCTCGACCCGCAGACCACCGTGACCACCGAGGTGACCCGCTCGGCCGACGGGCGCGTAGTGGAAACCGTCACCGAGCGCGACCACCGCGCGTAA
- a CDS encoding SDR family oxidoreductase, whose translation MTLFRLDGKHALVTGASRGIGLAAAHALVRLGAHVTVAARGEAALRTAADALGARCVVADVGTPEGVRAAVEAARAAGPVDILVSNAGGPPPSLPSQVTEEAWQRGFDVTFLSTVRLAEAVLPGMRERGWGRIIAVTSLTVGRPAPTLPVSNALRAGVTNYLRTLALEVASDGVTCNTVAPGYTATERLRALHSNPAEAERLQQRIPARRFGQPNEVGAAVAFLATCEAGYITGQEVLVDGGWSI comes from the coding sequence ATGACCCTCTTCAGACTGGACGGCAAACACGCGCTGGTCACCGGGGCCAGCCGGGGTATCGGGCTGGCGGCGGCGCACGCCCTGGTGCGGCTGGGCGCACACGTGACGGTCGCCGCGCGGGGGGAAGCGGCGCTACGGACGGCCGCCGACGCCCTGGGGGCGCGCTGCGTGGTGGCCGACGTGGGCACACCGGAGGGCGTGCGCGCAGCGGTGGAGGCCGCGAGGGCGGCGGGGCCGGTAGATATTCTGGTCAGCAACGCGGGCGGGCCGCCCCCCAGCCTGCCCAGCCAGGTCACGGAGGAGGCCTGGCAGCGGGGCTTCGACGTGACCTTTCTCTCGACCGTGCGGCTGGCAGAGGCCGTGCTGCCGGGCATGCGCGAGCGGGGGTGGGGCCGCATCATCGCCGTCACCAGCCTGACCGTGGGGCGGCCCGCGCCCACCCTGCCGGTCAGCAACGCGCTGCGGGCGGGCGTGACCAACTACCTGCGCACCCTGGCGCTGGAGGTCGCCTCCGACGGCGTGACCTGCAACACGGTTGCGCCCGGCTACACGGCCACCGAGCGGCTCCGGGCACTGCACAGCAACCCCGCCGAGGCCGAGCGGCTCCAGCAGCGCATTCCCGCCCGCCGCTTCGGGCAGCCCAACGAGGTGGGTGCGGCCGTCGCCTTTCTCGCCACCTGCGAGGCCGGGTACATCACCGGGCAGGAGGTGCTGGTGGACGGCGGCTGGAGCATCTGA
- a CDS encoding flavin reductase family protein: MTSSGPEGIPPYEFRQTLGRFASGVTIITATDGQERRGMTASAFVSVSLTPPLVLVSVDHRAHMHALLSEAEVTRFGVSVLSSAQRHLSDHFAGRPGPEEAVPWFDHEGLPLIGGSVAQLVCRKEQVIPAGDHTLYLGFVEYARYTDDDPLLYFRGQYHELG, translated from the coding sequence ATGACCTCTTCTGGCCCTGAAGGCATTCCCCCCTACGAGTTCCGGCAGACGCTCGGGCGCTTTGCCAGCGGCGTGACCATCATCACGGCCACGGACGGCCAGGAGCGGCGGGGTATGACGGCCAGCGCCTTCGTGTCGGTCAGCCTGACGCCCCCGCTGGTGCTGGTGAGCGTGGACCACCGCGCCCATATGCACGCCCTGCTCTCGGAAGCCGAGGTCACGCGCTTCGGCGTGAGCGTGCTGAGCAGCGCCCAGCGTCACCTGAGCGACCACTTCGCCGGACGCCCCGGCCCCGAGGAAGCCGTGCCCTGGTTCGACCACGAGGGCCTGCCCCTGATCGGCGGCAGCGTCGCCCAGCTGGTGTGCCGCAAGGAGCAGGTCATTCCCGCCGGCGACCACACCCTCTACCTGGGCTTCGTGGAGTACGCCCGCTACACGGACGACGACCCGCTGCTGTATTTCCGCGGGCAGTACCACGAGCTGGGGTAG
- a CDS encoding ABC transporter ATP-binding protein, whose product MTAPPADPAAPPVLRRLYGLLMPYRRTVLLGLALLVGSVVAELYPPLVWSRVVDRGLPARDWRFIGGQLALLVGVFAVQQLLSAWRGLLLERAGQQLTLDLRLSVYRKLQGQSAAYFETQRTGDLIARVTGDVDGLQDVLVRGTDAVLANALRIVGVIGIFIALQPLLGVLVTLPMLAVALMLRRYGQTVRPAYRAARTRLGDLSALITDRLGGIRVVQGFAREGAETRRVEALGQALYAEQVRAVALRNRAFPLARFVANLGNVIMLGGGAWLIMAGQFTLGGLLAYRGYGRYFYGPIDDLVNIGDLLQRAEASGRRVFEVLDAPVAVTERPGARPLPEPVRGELRFEDVTFGYDPARPVLRDVTLTIPAGQRVAILGESGAGKSTLLSLVTRGYDPLSGRVTLDGVDVRDVTLESLRSHAVTMPQDTFLFHDTVLENVRYARPDASLAEVEAALKAAHALDFVRALPEGLGTVVGERGVRLSGGQRQRLAIARTLLARPAVLLLDEPTSAVDAESEALVVVALDELMRGRTALIVTHRLSLARGADRVLVLAGGRVVEDGPPATLRARGGAYAALERAAQNLDGTRPTAVSAASVPPSSRR is encoded by the coding sequence GTGACTGCCCCACCGGCTGACCCCGCCGCCCCGCCAGTGCTCCGCCGCCTGTATGGGCTGCTGATGCCCTACCGCCGCACGGTCCTGCTGGGGCTGGCACTGCTGGTGGGCAGCGTGGTGGCCGAGCTGTACCCGCCACTGGTGTGGAGCCGGGTGGTGGACCGTGGCCTGCCGGCGCGCGACTGGCGCTTTATCGGGGGGCAGCTCGCCCTGCTGGTCGGGGTGTTCGCCGTGCAACAACTGCTGTCGGCGTGGCGGGGCCTGCTGCTGGAGCGGGCGGGGCAGCAGCTCACGCTGGACCTGCGGCTGAGCGTCTACCGCAAGCTTCAAGGGCAGTCGGCGGCGTACTTCGAGACGCAGCGCACCGGGGACCTGATCGCGCGGGTGACGGGCGACGTGGACGGCCTTCAGGACGTGCTGGTGCGCGGCACGGACGCGGTGCTGGCGAACGCGCTGCGGATCGTGGGGGTGATCGGCATCTTCATCGCGCTGCAACCCCTGCTGGGAGTGCTGGTCACGCTGCCCATGCTGGCGGTTGCCCTGATGCTGCGCCGCTACGGGCAGACGGTGCGGCCCGCCTACCGCGCGGCGCGGACCCGCCTGGGCGACCTCTCGGCACTGATCACCGACCGCCTGGGGGGCATCCGGGTGGTGCAGGGCTTCGCGCGCGAGGGGGCGGAAACACGCCGCGTCGAGGCGCTGGGGCAGGCGCTCTACGCCGAGCAGGTGCGGGCGGTGGCGCTACGAAACCGGGCCTTTCCGCTGGCCCGCTTCGTGGCGAACCTGGGGAACGTGATCATGCTGGGGGGTGGCGCGTGGCTGATCATGGCCGGGCAGTTCACGCTGGGCGGGCTGCTGGCCTACCGCGGCTACGGGCGCTATTTCTACGGCCCCATCGACGACCTGGTGAATATCGGCGACCTGCTGCAACGGGCCGAGGCGAGCGGCCGCCGGGTCTTCGAGGTACTGGACGCGCCCGTGGCTGTCACCGAGCGTCCCGGCGCGCGCCCCCTCCCCGAACCCGTGCGCGGCGAGCTGCGTTTCGAGGACGTGACCTTCGGCTACGACCCCGCCCGGCCCGTGCTGCGGGACGTGACGCTGACCATCCCGGCAGGGCAGCGGGTGGCGATTCTGGGCGAATCGGGCGCGGGCAAAAGCACCCTGCTGTCGCTGGTCACGCGCGGCTACGACCCCCTCTCCGGGCGGGTCACGCTCGACGGGGTGGACGTGCGCGACGTGACGCTGGAGAGCCTGCGTTCCCACGCCGTCACCATGCCGCAGGACACCTTCCTCTTTCACGACACGGTGCTGGAAAACGTGCGCTACGCGCGGCCCGATGCGAGCCTGGCGGAGGTCGAGGCCGCCCTGAAGGCCGCCCACGCGCTGGACTTCGTGCGGGCGCTGCCGGAGGGGCTGGGCACCGTGGTGGGCGAGCGCGGCGTGCGGCTGTCGGGGGGCCAGCGCCAGCGCCTCGCCATCGCGCGGACGCTGCTCGCCCGGCCTGCCGTGCTGCTGCTCGACGAGCCGACGAGCGCCGTGGACGCCGAGAGCGAGGCCCTGGTGGTCGTCGCGCTGGATGAACTGATGCGCGGGCGCACCGCCCTGATCGTGACCCACCGCCTGAGCCTGGCCCGTGGGGCCGACCGGGTGCTTGTGCTGGCCGGCGGACGGGTGGTCGAGGACGGCCCGCCCGCCACCCTGCGTGCCCGTGGCGGGGCCTACGCCGCGCTCGAACGGGCCGCGCAGAACCTCGACGGCACCCGGCCCACAGCCGTCAGCGCGGCGTCAGTGCCCCCATCATCGCGTAGGTGA
- a CDS encoding GTP-binding protein encodes MTAPASPTDGRPTDERVPVIVIGGFLGAGKTTLVNHLIRSLPHRLGVIVNEFGQTGVDGGLVERLQDDVTELAAGCLCCTGRDDLLRALVTISLRERKPDAVLVELSGVADPTPVLTTLLDRSVRAAFRVTTLVAVVDARHVLQTLRDHPEAARQLAYANVIVLNKTDLADPVLLDHAEGVLRGVNPLARVVRVERAQLDADALLARDDFDPRVLDGAEPTAHTPGLTSFTLRAASPLDPYRWQRFMTDFILSRPAEVLRVKGFLSLHGYPQRVLFQAVRDLFTADAWDEADGQTELVFIGRGLERAEYAAAFAECVTETEPA; translated from the coding sequence ATGACTGCCCCCGCTTCCCCCACTGACGGCCGCCCGACCGATGAGCGCGTGCCCGTCATCGTCATCGGCGGCTTTCTGGGGGCGGGCAAGACCACGCTGGTCAACCACCTGATCCGTTCGCTACCCCACCGCCTGGGGGTCATCGTCAACGAGTTCGGGCAGACGGGTGTGGACGGTGGCCTGGTCGAGCGTTTGCAGGACGACGTGACCGAACTCGCGGCGGGTTGCCTGTGCTGCACGGGCCGCGACGACCTGCTGCGCGCGCTCGTGACCATTAGTCTGCGGGAGCGGAAGCCCGACGCCGTGCTGGTCGAACTCAGCGGCGTGGCAGACCCCACCCCGGTGCTGACCACGCTGCTGGACCGCTCCGTCCGCGCGGCCTTCCGCGTGACCACCCTTGTCGCGGTGGTGGATGCCCGCCACGTCCTCCAGACCCTGCGTGACCACCCGGAAGCCGCGCGGCAACTCGCCTACGCGAACGTCATCGTGCTGAACAAGACCGACCTGGCCGACCCGGTGCTGCTCGACCACGCCGAGGGGGTGCTGCGCGGCGTGAACCCCCTGGCGCGCGTGGTGCGGGTGGAGCGGGCGCAACTCGACGCCGATGCCCTCCTCGCCCGCGACGACTTCGACCCCCGGGTGCTGGACGGGGCCGAACCCACGGCGCACACCCCCGGCCTGACCTCCTTCACCCTGCGCGCCGCCTCGCCCCTCGACCCCTACCGCTGGCAGCGCTTCATGACCGACTTCATCCTCTCGCGCCCCGCCGAGGTGCTGCGGGTGAAGGGCTTCCTGAGCCTGCACGGCTACCCCCAGCGGGTGCTGTTCCAGGCGGTACGCGACCTCTTCACCGCCGACGCCTGGGACGAGGCGGACGGACAGACCGAACTGGTCTTCATCGGGCGGGGGCTGGAGCGGGCAGAGTACGCGGCGGCGTTCGCGGAGTGCGTGACGGAAACGGAGCCGGCGTAA
- a CDS encoding PaaI family thioesterase codes for MTLHPDLHLPTPDELDRLTPEELAGRLSGLSGTLGERLGIQLLTAGRERLTARMPVEGNRQPAGRLHGGASLALAEELASIGTWLNLDVRRQVGVGVDVSGTHVRGVTGGFVTAEANLAYRGRTVMVWTVEVQDERGRTTTLARCTCNVVTHAGG; via the coding sequence ATGACCCTGCACCCCGACCTGCACCTGCCCACCCCCGACGAACTGGACCGCCTGACCCCGGAGGAACTCGCCGGGCGGCTGAGCGGCCTCTCGGGCACGCTGGGCGAACGCCTGGGCATCCAGCTTCTGACGGCTGGCCGCGAGCGCCTGACCGCCCGGATGCCGGTGGAGGGCAACCGCCAGCCCGCCGGGCGGCTGCACGGCGGCGCGAGCCTCGCCCTGGCCGAGGAACTCGCCAGCATCGGCACCTGGCTGAATCTGGACGTGCGCCGTCAGGTGGGCGTCGGCGTGGACGTGAGCGGCACCCACGTGCGCGGCGTGACCGGCGGTTTCGTCACCGCCGAGGCGAACCTCGCCTACCGCGGCCGCACGGTGATGGTCTGGACGGTGGAAGTGCAGGACGAACGCGGAAGGACGACGACCCTGGCGCGGTGTACCTGCAATGTGGTGACGCATGCAGGAGGCTGA
- a CDS encoding DUF3248 domain-containing protein, whose protein sequence is MTDAASPDGAGPNGAGPDLPPELARHLEALGGQLVWRIGKDELSDDVVVRLGYASATPRFAHLPRLRSVADTELQAALSENRVVIEWVD, encoded by the coding sequence ATGACGGACGCCGCCTCTCCTGACGGTGCTGGCCCGAATGGCGCTGGCCCCGACCTGCCCCCGGAGCTTGCCCGGCACCTGGAGGCGCTGGGCGGGCAACTGGTCTGGCGCATCGGCAAGGACGAGCTGAGCGACGACGTGGTGGTGCGGCTGGGGTACGCCTCGGCCACCCCCCGCTTCGCGCACCTGCCCCGGCTGCGCAGCGTGGCCGACACCGAGTTGCAGGCGGCCCTCAGCGAAAACCGCGTGGTGATCGAATGGGTGGACTGA
- a CDS encoding DUF3809 domain-containing protein — MVIEAQQSFTLTHPGGRAAALAFVRDAGAALSRVRFLRDLRGDREGVTGELVVPVPVLGEVDLPFRSRLTVTPDGAALTPEPLAGERAWVEVAGQAGVDEVGAVTFHFHFRAHLTLPQAEGWGGAAFEKMVRAAAGRTLERVAGELPVGIGAAMGAGRGQP; from the coding sequence GTGGTGATCGAGGCGCAGCAGAGCTTTACCCTCACCCATCCCGGCGGGCGGGCGGCGGCGCTGGCGTTCGTGCGGGACGCGGGGGCGGCCCTCTCCCGCGTCCGCTTCCTGCGTGACCTGCGCGGCGACCGCGAGGGCGTGACCGGCGAACTGGTCGTGCCCGTTCCCGTGCTGGGCGAGGTGGACCTGCCCTTTCGCAGCCGCCTGACCGTCACGCCGGACGGCGCGGCCCTCACGCCCGAACCCCTGGCCGGCGAGCGGGCCTGGGTGGAGGTGGCCGGCCAAGCCGGCGTGGATGAGGTCGGGGCCGTCACCTTCCACTTCCATTTCCGCGCCCACCTCACGCTGCCCCAGGCCGAGGGCTGGGGTGGGGCCGCCTTCGAGAAGATGGTGCGGGCGGCGGCGGGGCGCACGCTGGAGCGTGTGGCGGGCGAGTTGCCGGTCGGGATCGGGGCGGCGATGGGGGCGGGGCGGGGACAACCGTAG
- a CDS encoding NADPH-dependent FMN reductase, with amino-acid sequence MNPVTILMISGSLRAGSTNTALLQTAQAVAPMGVNAVLYTGLGQLPHFNPDDDQGSLHPAVRDLRAALAAADALLFSTPEYAGALPGSFKNLLDWTVGGGETYCMPAAWINAAGTASPTGAADAHASLRRVLGYTGTVIVEAACTRIPVARQSIGAEGLIADAAIREQVASVLGTLATHVWLSPRGAE; translated from the coding sequence ATGAACCCCGTGACCATCCTGATGATTTCGGGCAGCTTGCGGGCTGGGTCAACCAACACCGCGCTGCTGCAAACGGCGCAGGCGGTCGCCCCTATGGGCGTCAACGCCGTACTCTATACGGGCCTGGGACAACTGCCGCATTTCAACCCCGACGATGACCAAGGCTCCCTCCATCCCGCCGTTCGTGACCTGCGGGCGGCCCTCGCAGCGGCAGATGCCCTGCTGTTCTCGACCCCCGAGTACGCCGGGGCACTTCCGGGGTCGTTCAAGAACCTGCTGGACTGGACCGTGGGCGGGGGAGAAACCTACTGCATGCCCGCAGCCTGGATCAATGCCGCCGGGACGGCCTCGCCTACCGGGGCCGCGGATGCCCACGCCTCCCTGCGCCGCGTCCTTGGCTACACAGGCACGGTCATTGTCGAGGCCGCCTGCACCCGGATTCCGGTGGCGCGGCAGAGCATCGGCGCGGAGGGGCTGATTGCCGATGCCGCCATTCGTGAACAGGTGGCAAGCGTTCTGGGGACCCTCGCCACACATGTGTGGCTGTCTCCACGTGGGGCCGAATAG
- the metK gene encoding methionine adenosyltransferase → MRKFYTSESVSEGHPDKLADFISDSLLDEFLRQEPGSRVAVETLLTTGMAVVAGEVSARDARVDVQKTVRDAVMKVGYTRANYGFDAEYSAVLVSIHEQSPEIAGGVNFSEEWRGMSEEERARPENAYSRIGAGDQGLMFGYATDETPELMPLPISLAHRLTRRLAELRKAGTLPYLRPDAKAQVTVVRDGEPHEATETFVDTIVISTQHSEGVTQEQIAADMLEHVIRPVIPAELLTSGTNYFINPSGRFVIGGPHGDTGLTGRKIIVDTYGGAVPHGGGAFSGKDPTKVDRSAAYYARYIAKNIVAAGLARRALVEVAYAIGRAHPVSLRVDTYGTGTVSDERLAELVREHFDARPQAIIAELDLQRPIYAQTAAYGHFGRPEFPWEQTDKAEVLRRAAGELKQEA, encoded by the coding sequence ATGCGGAAGTTTTACACGTCGGAGTCGGTCTCGGAAGGCCACCCGGACAAGCTGGCGGATTTCATCTCGGACTCGCTGCTCGACGAGTTTCTGCGGCAGGAACCCGGAAGCCGCGTGGCGGTCGAGACGCTGCTGACCACCGGCATGGCGGTCGTGGCGGGCGAGGTGTCGGCGCGTGACGCGCGGGTGGACGTGCAAAAAACAGTGCGCGACGCCGTGATGAAGGTGGGCTACACCCGCGCCAACTACGGCTTCGACGCCGAGTACAGCGCCGTGCTGGTGTCCATCCACGAACAGAGTCCGGAAATCGCCGGGGGCGTGAACTTCTCCGAGGAATGGCGCGGGATGAGCGAGGAGGAACGCGCCCGCCCCGAGAATGCCTACAGCCGCATCGGCGCGGGCGACCAGGGCCTGATGTTCGGCTACGCGACCGACGAGACGCCCGAGCTGATGCCGCTGCCCATCAGCCTCGCGCACCGGCTCACGCGCCGCCTGGCCGAGCTGCGCAAGGCGGGCACGCTGCCCTACCTGCGCCCCGACGCCAAGGCCCAGGTGACGGTGGTGCGCGACGGCGAGCCGCACGAGGCGACCGAGACGTTCGTGGACACCATCGTTATCAGCACCCAGCACAGCGAGGGCGTGACGCAGGAGCAAATCGCGGCGGACATGCTCGAACACGTCATCCGCCCGGTGATTCCCGCCGAACTGCTCACCTCCGGCACCAACTACTTCATCAACCCCAGCGGCCGCTTCGTGATTGGTGGGCCGCACGGCGACACCGGCCTGACCGGGCGCAAGATCATCGTGGACACCTACGGCGGCGCGGTGCCCCACGGCGGCGGGGCCTTCTCCGGCAAGGACCCCACGAAGGTGGACCGTTCGGCGGCCTACTACGCCCGCTACATCGCCAAGAACATCGTGGCGGCGGGGCTGGCGCGGCGGGCGCTGGTCGAGGTGGCCTACGCCATCGGGCGCGCGCATCCCGTGTCCTTGCGGGTGGACACCTACGGCACCGGCACCGTCAGCGACGAGCGCCTGGCCGAACTGGTGCGCGAACACTTCGACGCCCGCCCCCAGGCCATCATCGCGGAGCTGGACCTCCAGCGGCCCATCTACGCCCAGACCGCCGCCTACGGTCACTTCGGCCGCCCCGAGTTCCCCTGGGAGCAGACGGACAAGGCAGAAGTGCTGCGCCGCGCCGCCGGGGAGCTGAAGCAGGAAGCCTGA
- the coaD gene encoding pantetheine-phosphate adenylyltransferase has protein sequence MNAVFPGSFDPVTSGHMDVLTRAARIFDHVTVTVMHNARKQGRHLFTLEERLATLHEATAHLPNVSVDSFSGLLVDYMRQQQKGIIIRGLRAVSDYEYELQIAHLNRQIGEVETVFIMAATRWSFVSSTMVKEIASYGGDISEMVPRASAAALRRMFADVYAEREEGRGQKAEG, from the coding sequence ATGAACGCCGTCTTTCCCGGCTCCTTCGACCCCGTCACCAGCGGCCATATGGACGTGCTGACGCGGGCCGCGCGCATCTTCGACCACGTGACCGTCACCGTGATGCACAACGCCCGCAAGCAGGGCCGCCACCTGTTCACCCTGGAGGAACGGCTGGCAACCCTGCACGAGGCCACCGCGCACCTGCCGAACGTCAGCGTGGACAGCTTCAGCGGCCTGCTGGTGGACTACATGCGCCAGCAGCAAAAAGGCATCATCATCCGGGGCCTGCGCGCGGTGAGCGACTACGAGTACGAACTCCAGATCGCCCACCTCAACCGGCAGATTGGCGAGGTGGAGACGGTGTTCATCATGGCCGCGACCCGCTGGAGCTTTGTCAGCTCCACGATGGTCAAGGAAATCGCCAGCTACGGCGGCGACATCAGCGAGATGGTGCCGCGGGCGAGCGCGGCGGCCCTGCGGCGCATGTTCGCGGACGTGTACGCCGAGCGGGAAGAAGGCAGAGGGCAGAAGGCGGAAGGCTGA
- a CDS encoding RsmD family RNA methyltransferase has product MSVRILGGSAKGRALKVPDSARPSGARIRKSLFDLLAFRAPSGTFLDLHGGSGAVGLEAASRGYDVTLIEKDARAVRALEENSRLLGLPVRLLKGDALALLARLGEFGVVFSDPPYVQDIPTLTQKLLASGVVAPGGLLVAQHPDRTHLPDEPGWMREERVYGSNTLTLYVRDGGAGDNIGPA; this is encoded by the coding sequence GTGAGCGTCCGAATCCTGGGCGGCAGCGCCAAAGGCCGCGCCCTGAAAGTCCCCGACAGCGCCCGGCCCAGCGGCGCGCGCATCCGCAAGAGCCTTTTCGACCTGCTGGCTTTCCGGGCACCGTCCGGCACCTTTCTGGACCTGCACGGCGGCAGCGGCGCGGTGGGGCTGGAGGCCGCCAGCCGGGGCTACGACGTGACGCTGATCGAAAAGGACGCCCGCGCCGTCCGCGCGCTGGAGGAGAACAGCCGCCTGCTGGGGCTGCCCGTCCGCCTGCTGAAGGGCGACGCGCTGGCCCTGCTGGCACGCCTGGGCGAGTTCGGCGTGGTGTTCAGCGACCCGCCCTACGTGCAGGACATCCCCACGCTGACGCAGAAGCTGCTCGCCTCGGGAGTGGTCGCGCCCGGCGGCCTGCTGGTGGCGCAGCATCCCGACCGCACCCACCTCCCGGATGAACCCGGCTGGATGCGCGAGGAGCGGGTGTACGGCAGCAATACCCTGACGCTGTATGTGCGGGACGGCGGCGCAGGGGATAACATCGGACCCGCATGA
- a CDS encoding superoxide dismutase, translating into MKKFSALALPLVLASCTMMLPGSPYTLGKQPAAGDLNPTGTVMSKVSGDSVMTEAKVMGLKPNQNYVAHYHNQGTASTNPCSSGGPAIMSSKIVGMTDASGMLTLMGSAPRADVMNATYFNVHTASDTQGTPADPGVACTAVQMPKM; encoded by the coding sequence ATGAAGAAGTTTTCCGCGCTGGCGCTTCCCCTCGTTCTCGCGTCCTGCACCATGATGCTGCCCGGCAGCCCCTACACCCTCGGCAAGCAGCCGGCGGCGGGGGACCTGAACCCCACCGGAACGGTCATGAGCAAGGTCTCCGGCGACAGTGTGATGACCGAGGCGAAAGTCATGGGGCTGAAACCCAACCAGAACTATGTCGCGCACTATCACAACCAGGGGACAGCCAGTACCAACCCGTGCAGCAGCGGCGGCCCGGCCATCATGAGCAGCAAGATCGTGGGCATGACCGACGCCAGCGGCATGCTGACACTGATGGGCAGCGCCCCCCGCGCCGACGTGATGAATGCCACGTACTTCAACGTCCACACCGCAAGCGACACCCAGGGCACCCCCGCCGACCCGGGCGTGGCCTGTACCGCCGTGCAGATGCCGAAGATGTAG